From the Euphorbia lathyris chromosome 6, ddEupLath1.1, whole genome shotgun sequence genome, one window contains:
- the LOC136233233 gene encoding chlorophyll a-b binding protein CP26, chloroplastic — protein MASLAASTAAASLGVSEMLGNPLNFSGAARSAAPASSSPVTFKTVALFQKKKAAPPKKAAAVSPADDELAKWYGPERRIFLPEGLLDRSEIPEYLTGEVPGDYGYDPFGLSKKPEDFAKYQAFELIHARWAMLGAAGFVIPEAFNKFGANCGPEAVWFKTGALLLDGGTLNYFGNSIPINLVVAVVAEVVLLGGAEYYRITNGLDFEDKLHPGGPFDPLGLAEDPDQAALLKVKEIKNGRLAMFAMLGFFIQAYVTGEGPVENLSKHLSDPFGNNLLTVLSGSVERVPTL, from the exons ATGGCTTCCCTGGCGGCTTCCACGGCGGCTGCTTCACTCGGAGTGTCTGAAATGCTCGGAAACCCACTCAACTTCAGCGGCGCCGCCAGGTCTGCTGCTCCGGCATCATCAAGCCCTGTCACTTTCAAGACTGTCGCTCTTTTCCAAAAGAAGAAGGCTGCTCCTCCTAAAAAGGCCGCTGCCGTTTCTCCCGCCGACGACGAGCTCGCCAAGTGGTATG GTCCTGAGAGAAGGATTTTCTTGCCGGAAGGACTCTTGGACCGGTCCGAGATCCCCGAGTACTTGACAGGAGAAGTTCCTGGAGA TTATGGATATGATCCTTTTGGACTTAGCAAGAAACCAGAAGACTTTGCAAA GTACCAGGCATTTGAGCTAATTCACGCGAGGTGGGCAATGCTCGGGGCAGCTGGATTTGTGATCCCTGAAGCCTTCAACAAATTCGGTGCCAACTGTGGCCCCGAAGCCGTCTGGTTTAAG ACGGGAGCTCTGCTTCTAGATGGAGGAACGTTGAACTACTTCGGAAACTCGATCCCAATCAACCTGGTTGTTGCTGTTGTTGCTGAGGTTGTCCTTCTTGGTGGTGCTGAATACTATAGAATCACCAATGGCCTG GATTTTGAAGACAAGCTTCATCCCGGGGGGCCATTCGACCCGTTAGGACTAGCAGAAGATCCAGATCAGGCAGCATTATTGAAGGTGAAAGAGATAAAGAATGGAAGATTAGCCATGTTTGCAATGCTTGGTTTCTTTATCCAAGCATATGTAACTGGAGAAGGACCAGTTGAGAATCTGTCAAAACATCTGAGTGATCCTTTTGGAAACAACTTGCTTACTGTTCTTTCTGGTTCTGTTGAAAGAGTTCCTACTCTTTAG
- the LOC136233330 gene encoding UDP-glycosyltransferase 88B1-like: MKDNIVLYPHPSRGHLISMLELGKLISKHNPSISITVIILNTPNHNTFSQTHPTPTFSENNPSIKFIHLPPIKDPTASSSSDHRKLNNPNLHDALLFLSKTSNVKAFITDFFCSVSIEVSSDLNIPSYFFYTSNASVLCHFLYWYVIDKEINWSKRNLDELLVDVPGTTTIGSEHVPTFMLDSSLNIYKDLIETANLMAESAGIIVNTFEFLERKAVKALEEGKCTPYHVPPPPIYCVGPLLFTDETKEQHESLVWLDSQPDRSVVFLCFGSQGTVIPSASQLKEIAIGLENSGVRFVWVVRNPPEEDGEEPNLENLLPEGFLERSNGRGIVVKSWAPQSEILNHESVGGFVTHCGWNSILETVCAGVPMLAWPLYAEQKMNKMFLVDDMKLALPIIQSKNGWVSAEELEERLIELMKSEKGDIIRKQVLDSREVAMKAMSDGGSSNLAINRLIRGLN, translated from the exons ATGAAAGATAATATAGTTTTATATCCTCATCCAAGCAGGGGACATCTGATATCCATGTTAGAATTAGGTAAGCTCATATCCAAACACAATCCTTCTATCTCAATAACCGTTATAATCCTCAACACGCCCAATCACAACACATTCTCTCAAACCCATCCAACTCCTACCTTCTCCGAAAACAATCCGTCAATCAAATTCATTCACCTGCCGCCGATCAAAGATCctacagcttcttcatcttccgaTCACCGGAAGCTAAACAACCCTAACCTCCACGATGCTCTATTATTTCTTTCCAAAACCTCAAATGTTAAAGCCTTCATTACCGATTTCTTCTGCAGTGTTTCGATTGAAGTTTCCTCCGACTTGAACATTCCTTCTTATTTCTTCTACACTTCTAATGCGAGCGTGCTTTGCCATTTTCTTTACTGGTATGTTATCGATAAGGAAATCAATTGGAGTAAGAGAAATCTCGATGAGCTCTTAGTTGATGTTCCGGGAACAACAACTATCGGATCTGAACATGTTCCAACGTTCATGCTTGATTCATCTCTAAATATCTACAAAGATTTAATTGAGACGGCAAATCTTATGGCTGAATCTGCGGGAATCATCGTGAATACATTTGAATTTCTAGAGCGGAAAGCTGTGAAGGCTTTAGAAGAAGGAAAGTGCACTCCTTATCATGTGCCGCCGCCTCCAATATATTGCGTTGGGCCACTTTTATTCACCGATGAAACCAAAGAACAACATGAGTCTCTTGTTTGGCTGGATTCACAGCCAGATCGGAGCGTTGTGTTTCTTTGTTTTGGTAGCCAAGGTACTGTTATTCCATCAGCGAGTCAATTGAAGGAAATCGCAATTGGGTTGGAAAATAGCGGAGTCAG GTTCGTATGGGTGGTGCGGAATCCACCGGAAGAAGATGGAGAAGAGCCGAATTTAGAAAATCTATTACCGGAAGGGTTTCTAGAGAGAAGTAACGGGAGAGGAATTGTTGTTAAATCTTGGGCACCGCAAAGTGAAATTTTGAACCATGAATCAGTGGGTGGATTCGTGACTCATTGCGGGTGGAATTCGATTCTAGAAACAGTATGTGCGGGGGTGCCTATGTTGGCATGGCCACTTTATGCAGAACAAAAGATGAACAAGATGTTTTTAGTTGATGATATGAAATTGGCATTGCCGATAATTCAATCGAAAAATGGATGGGTGAGTGCAGAAGAGTTGGAGGAGCGATTGATTGAGCTAATGAAGTCGGAGAAAGGGGATATTATACGAAAGCAAGTACTGGATTCGAGAGAAGTTGCGATGAAGGCCATGAGCGATGGAGGATCATCTAATTTGGCTATTAATAGGTTGATTAGGGGATTGAATTAA